Part of the Catalinimonas alkaloidigena genome is shown below.
TAGATCAATCCAGGTTCCCCGCCTCATAATACTTTTTTTATGGGTAAAAGTATCAAAACTATGTTTTCCATGATAGGCATCATATCCGCTACTGCCAATGCCTCCGAAAGGCAAGTTAGGGTTACTTAAATGAACTATTGTATCATTTACTGCTCCCCCTCCGAATTGAACTTTCTTCCTGATCAGTTTTTCATTTTTTTTGTCTGAGGTAAAATGGTAAAGCGATAGCGGATGAGAGTTAATAGAGATCGTCTCTATTACCTCTTGATAATTTGAAAATGTCAATACGGGTAGAATTGGCCCAAAAATTTCTTCCTGCATGATCGGGCTTTCCATATCTACATTATCTATTAGAGTAGGCCCAATAAATAATTTCTCACGATCAGTCTTTCCGCCATACATGATATTACCCTGATCCAGATAAGCAATGAGTGTATCAAATCGCTTTTGATTTAATATACGTCCATAATTCTGGTGGTCAGGATGCAGTTCACCATAAAACTGTTCTATTGCGTTATGAAAGTGAGTAATAAACTCCTCTTTGATACTCTTTTCCAGGAGCAGATAGTCAGGGCTAACGCAGGTTTGCCCCGCATTGAATGCTTTTCCCCAGGCTATTCTTCGTGCAGCGACTTTGAGTTTGGCCGTATGGTCAACAATGGCAGGGCTTTTACCTCCTAATTCTAATGTTACTGGTGTGAGTTTTTCAGCGGCCTGCTTAGCAATAATTTTTCCAACAGGAACACTTCCGGTAAAGAAAATATGATCAAAGCGATGGTTTTCCATAAGCTGGGGTACTATTTTAGCTCCGTCACCCTGTATTACACTGATATATTTCCTGTCAAAAGTATGGCTAATCATATCCTCGATGACTTTTGAAGTGTGCGGAGTAAGCTCTGAGGGCTTCAGTACTACTGTATTTCCTGCGGCAATGGCACCAATCAGCGGTGCTATTAATAGCTGGAACGGATAGTTCCAGGGACCAATGATGAGACTGACACCTAAAGGCTCTTTATACACTTTACTTTTTGAGGGAAAATGTATGAGAGAGGTTGGTACACTTTCCGGCTTCATCCACTTTTTCAAATGTTTCAATGTATGATTGACCTCAGCGTGAAGAAGTGCCACTTCGCTGGTGTATGCTTCAAAGTCAGGTTTATGCAGGTCAGCTTTTAGCGCCTGACCGATATCATACTCATAACCTACAATGGCGGCTTTTAGCTTTTTGAGCTGCTCTTTTCTAAAAGTGTATGGTAGCGTATTTCCAGACTTAAAAAAAGTTTTTTTGTCATCAAAATAGGCATTTGCAGTCGTATCTTTTGATTCTTTAGAAAGTGTTGTTGTACTCATCACTACAGTATTTAATTTCTATAATTCAGCTCGAAAACTCTGAGGAAGTTGTATACAACTACAAGCTTGTCATTTATCACGATATTTATTTGAATCAGTTTCAAATTATAAATGCCCCCTTAGATTTAGATTGACTATGGCTATATTCGTCAAAAAAGGAAAATGATAGGTCAGAAGAAGCCAAAGTCAGAAGATAAGTTGCACGGAGCTAACTCTTCTTTAGGAAAATTGCAGGATTACCTTGGTGAGTTTGTATACGGGGGGATAGATGGAAGCGTCACCACATTTGCAGTAGTGGCCGGAGCAGCAGGAGCGGATTTAGGAGCAGCCGTAGTATTGATCCTGGGTTTTGCCAATTTGATCGCTGATGGCTTTTCCATGTCAGTAGGGGCGTATCTCTCTACCAAAACTCAAGCTGACAATTACGAAAAACATAAAAATATAGAGTACTGGGAGGTAGAACATATGCCCGACAGAGAAGTAGAAGAAGTGAGAGAGATTTACGAAGCGAAAGGATTTGAAGGTGAATTACTTGAACAGGTAGTGGCCAAGATCACCGAAGACAAAGACCGCTGGGTAGATATCATGATGAAAGAAGAACTGGAAATGACTCCCGAGACCAAATCTCCCTGGACGATAGGACTGGTGACTTTTCTGTCATTCATTGTGGTGGGTTTAGTCCCTCTGCTTGTTTATGTTTACAACTATTTGCAGGGTGTAGATATACAACACACTTTTATGATTGCCAGTATTTTGACATCCTTTGCTTTCATCGGGATTGGATGGCTAAAAAGTTATGTCAACCAGACTCCTCGTTTTCGCAGCATAGTGGAAACACTTTTACTAGGAGCTTCAGCCGCAGTTTTGGCCTACTGGGTGGGTAATGTTTTGGAAAAAATAGTGAATTGAGATCAGATGGAAAGAGGTAGCAAAAATAGGCTAATTGTACTGATAGATCAAACGTAGCGCATAGAGTTGTAATCTTAGGAAGAGGGTTGCTACCCGCTAACCCTCTTGTTAACTGCGCTAATACGCTTATATTGCATATAGCTAGGTGCCTGATTGTAAAGCCAAGATAGTTTGTTTTGCCAACGCCTCTACTTTATTGAACAACAAATGAAAGCCATCCTGTTTGAGCAATACGGACCTCCGGAGAAAGTTCTCTCTTTAAGGGAAGTAGAAAAACCATCTCCTAAACACAACGAAGTCCTGATAAAAATTAAGGCTACTGCGGTCAATGATTATGACTGGAGCCTTGTGAGGGGTCAACCTTATCTGTACAGACTCATGTTTGGTTTTCTTAAACCCAAACATCCTATTTCAGGAATGGAACTTTCGGGTATTGTGGCAGAGATTGGTGCTGATGTCCATAATCATAAGGTTGGCGAGGCAGTATTTGGTGACATATCGGAATACGGTTTCGGGACTTTTGCCGAATATATATGTATCAATAAAAATGCGGTAATTAAGCAACCTGAAACAATAAGCTTTGAAGAAGCAGCGGCCCTTCCGCATGCATCCACCCTTGCTTTACAAGCCCTGAGAGATATTGGTAAAATTGAGCAAGGTCAAAAAGTCCTGATCAATGGCGGTGGGGGAGGTGTGGGAACCATAGGCCTACAATTGGCCAAGCTTTACCACTGCCATGTGACTGGGGTTGATGCTCAGGAGAAAATAGAAATGATGAAATCCATTGGTTTTGATACCACCATAGATTATAAGCAGATAAATTTTACTAAAGCAGGGGAAAAGTATGATTTGATTCTGGATTGTAAAACCAACAAATCCGCTTTTTCTTATTTGAGCGCATTAAAGGTAAATGGCAGGTATGTTACCATAGGAGGTAAGGTAGGTAGCTTGATTAAAGTTTTGTTGTGGAGTAAGCTAATAAATCTGTTCTCAACGAAAAAACTTCAAGTTCTTAGTTTAAAACCCAATAAAGATCTGGACTACATCTGTGAGCTGTTCAGGGAAGGTAAAATTAAGTGCGAAATTGATGGCCCGTACGCCCTAGCGGAGACTCCTGGATTAATTCAGTATTTCGGTGAAGGTAAACATAAAGGTAAAGTTGTGATAAAAACAGATTCACCATGACATCAAAAGAAGGTGTTTTACCATTTATTTCCCTGCCCTTACTAGCTAAGGTAATCAGCCTAAAACTATGATTTGCAAAGCCTGACTTTTTGGCTAGTTTTATGAACCAAAATCAAGTGAACATGCGGAAGATGTTGTGGTCGGCGTTGCTGTTGTTCGGCATCGCCTGCCATAATCAGCAGACCGAAGAAAAAAAAGAGAGCAACCTTCCCGGGAGTGCTCTTGCCTTGCAGCACTGTAGTAGTTGTCATGCTTATGTAGCTCCTGATCAACTGCCCAAAGAGGTGTGGGAAAAGAATGTGCTTCCTGCTATGGGCTTCCGCATGGGTATTTTTGAAGGTTCCCACCCACCTGACAGCCTGTTTGAAAATGGCAAAGCACGGCAGCTGGTAGAAGACGCAAATATTTACCCTGAGGAACCTGTACTTTCAAAAGTAGATTGGGAAAAGATCGTAGATTACTACATTGAAAATGCTCCTGATTCTCTTTCTGCATCTCCCAAAGAAAAGCCAATGCAAATAGGCTTGCCGCATTTTGCATATAAGCCTTCTCAATTCTCAGTAAGACCGCCGCTTTGTACAATGGTCAAGATTATTCCCGAACGATCGCAGATTGCTTTTTCTGACGGTAAAGATAATGTAAGCCGCCTGGTGATGCTGAATCAACAGATGGAGAAGCAGTATGAAGTATTCATGCCCAGTACGCCGGTTGATTATCAAATCCTGAACGATACCGCATATCTTACGACTATAGGAAAGAAAGCATTTCCCACTGACCATGCTCAGGGTACAGTAGAGAAAATCTTCAGTGTAAGTCAGGAAGAAAAGCCCGACCGGTCAACAATGCTTCTGGAAAAGCTGCAACGCCCGGTGCATGTCAGTTACAGCGACCTGAACCTGGATGGCAGAACAGATATCCTGGTTTGTGATTTTGGAAACTTAGTAGGTAAACTAGCCTGGTATGAAAATATGGGGGGTAGTGAATATAATATTCGTTACCTGAAACACGATCCAGGGGCAACACTTACTGTCGTGAAGGATATTGATGAAGATGGCAGACCAGATATTATCGCGCTGATGGCTCAGGCGAGGGAAGGAATCTTTTTGTTCAAAAACAGTCCGGGTGGATTTTTAAAAGCACAACCGCTGCTTACTTTTTCTCCCCTCAATGGCTCCACTTACTTTGAGTTAGTGGATTTCAATCAGGACAGACATCTGGATATTCTCTACACCTGCGGTGACAATGCGGACACTTCGCCTGTTCTCAAAAATTATCACGGTATTTATATCTATCTTAATGATGGGAACTTTCAATTCAAGCAAGAGTGGTTTTATCCTCTCAATGGTGCTTATAAAGCGCTGGCCAGGGATTTTGATCAGGATGGTGACCTGGATATTGCCGCCATTTCTTTCTTCCCCGATTATGCCCATTCTCCGGAGGAGAGCTTTGTCTATTTGCAAAATGGCGGGGAAATGAATTTTACTGCCTTTTCCTTTCCCGAATCTACTGCTGGCCGCTGGATGGTAATGGATGCCAACGATATAGATCAGGACGGAGATATTGATCTGGCATTAGGCGCCTTTGTAAGCTTTTTTCCTGAAGGAGATACTACCGGATTGTACCAGAGATGGATAGAAGAGAGTCCTTCAGTAGTTTTATTGGAGAATACAATAGGTAATTGATAAGTGCCGCATATAAAGTAAAGTGCCGAGGGGCCTTCACCATTTGTTTTTTTGATGATGAGGGTTGATAGTTAATAAGATGATTCAACTCGCTAATCCGGTCATTCATGCCCCTTTCCCTTAATTTTTTCGTAGTTTTGGACTATGAAAAACATTCCACTATATATAGATAACCAGCACTATCAGGGATCAGGAAAAAGCTTTAACAATTATAATCCCGCCACCGGAGAAATCATTCACGAGGTAAGTGGTACATCTCCGGATGACTTTGAAAAAGCCATAGCTTCAGCCAAACGAGGTTTCAAAGTGTGGTCTGCCATGTCGCCTACCGAAAGAGGACGTATCTTGCACAGAGCTTCTCAGATCCTGAGAGAGCGTAATGACGAGTTGGCACATTTAGAAATGCTGGATGCAGGAAAACCTATTCGCGAAGCCCTGGAAGTTGATGTGATTTCGGGAGCCGACTGCCTGGAATATTATGCCGGAATCGCTGCCAGCCTACATGGGGACCATATTCAGTTGGGAGGCGATTTTGCCTATACCCGCAGAGAGCCTTTAGGCATCTGTGCCGGCATTGGTGCCTGGAATTATCCCATTCAGATCGCTTGCTGGAAAGCGGCTCCAGCACTGGCCTGTGGTAATGTGATGATCTTCAAGCCTGCTGAGCTCACACCACTTACCGCATTTAAGCTTGGAGAGATATTTACCGAAGCAGGTCTGCCCGATGGTGTCTTTAATGTGATACAGGGAGATGCCATTGTCGGCCAGATGATGACCGGGCATCCTGACATTGCCAAAGTATCCATTACCGGAGAGGTAGGCACCGGAAAAGCAGTAATGGCTGCGTCCGCCACCACCTTAAAAAAAGTGACACTGGAGCTAGGAGGTAAGTCACCCATCATCGTTTTTGATGATGCTGATCTGGACGAAGCAGTTTTTGGAGCGATGCTGGGTAACTTTTATACACAAGGAGAGATCTGTAGTAATGGCACAAGAGTGTATGTACATGAATCAGTGAAAGATGCGTTTATGGATAGATTAATCCGGCAAACCCAGGCGCTCAAAGTAGGCGATCCCGCAGACCCTGAGACACGGGTAGGAGCGTTGATAAGCAAAAACCATTTTGAAAAAGTAATGCAATACATCTCCCTGGGTACGGAGCAGGGAGCCGAGCTGGCATGCGGAGGTCAGCAGGTAGAAGTGAAAGGTTGCGAAGGGGGGTACTTCGTGGAACCTACTATTTTTGTTGCGCCTGAAGACAATTTACGCATCGTAGAAGAAGAAATCTTTGGTCCGGTAATGACGGTGCTCACATTTAGCGAAGAGGAAGAAGTACTGCAAAGGGCTAATAACACTCCCTTTGGACTAGCTGCCGGCGTATTTACGAAAGACCTAAGAAAAGCGCACCGTATGGTAGCTGGCCTGGAAGCCGGTATGTGCTGGATCAATACATTTAATATCAATCCGGTAGAAATTCCGTTCGGAGGTTACAAACAATCTGGTATCGGGCGGGAGAACGGCCTGGCAGCAATAGAACATTACACACAATTAAAAACAGTTTATGTGGCCATGGATAAAATGGTCAACCCATTCTGAAAATCTACACACAAAACCAATGAAATACGATTACATCATCGTCGGAGGAGGAACTGCCGGTGTAGTTACGGCATACCGTCTTGCCGAAAAAAGAGCAGGAAAAGTATTACTGATTGAAGCAGGTATCTCGGATGAAAAGCGAGAGGATGTATTGCAACTGAAACAGTGGTCCAGCCTGCTGGAAGGGGATCTGGACTATGATTTCACAATTGCTCCACAAAAATACGGCAACAGTAATATGCGTCATAGCCGTGCTAAGGTAATGGGCGGTTGCAGTTCGCATAACTCAGCCATCGCCTTTCAGGCCCCTGACTATGACTTTGAAGAGTGGACGAGGCTAGGTGTAGAAAACTGGGCACCGGAAGTGGTCCGCCCTTTCTACGATAAAGTTTTGGAAAAAGTGAATCTGGAGCAGTCAGGTTCTGACAATGCCTGTGGCATAGCCATGATTAAAGCTAGTGAACAGTATGGTATTCCTGCACAGGATTTTGAGCAGGGAAACTATCATCACAGTGCCGGTTGGTTTTCGCTGAACAAAAAAGGAGGGTTAAGACATTCCAGTTCTGTGGCATATCTGCATCCCTATGATCAGATTCCCGAAGACCTGACCATCATCACGGAAACCTTCGCCACTAAACTTCTCATTGATGAGCATAATAAGGTTACAGGCGTAGAAACCAACAAAGGTATATTTGAAGCAGAGAAAGAAGTCATTCTTTCCGGAGGGGCTTTTCATACTCCTCATCTACTCATGCTTTCCGGTATAGGTCCTGCGGACCATCTGAAAGAAATTGGTGTTCCTGTGGTACAAAGCCTCCCCGGGGTAGGAGAACATTTAGTAGATCATCCGGAGGGCGTAATAATGTGGGAATCTGCCCAGCCGGTGCCTGAAGCTACTGCTCAGAAATATGAAATTGGTATTTTCTGCAAAACACAAAAGGAGTTACCCATTGCTGATATGATGTTTCATTTCGGTACAGAGGCATTTGATATGCATACGGCTCCGGCAGGCTATCCCACAGCTGATCAGGCTTTTTCACTGACTCCTAATGTGATGCATGCTAAGAGCGAAGGCACAGTCAGGCTGCGTTCAGCCAACCCACAGGATGCTCCGCTGATTGACCCTAAGTACTTCACCGATCCTGAAGGCTATGATATTCAGGTGATGATGGAGGGAATCAAAATTGCCCGCAAAATCGCTGAACAGCCCGCATTGAAACCCTGGATTAAACGCGAACTCGCTCCCGGTCCTGAAGTACAGACCGATGAGGAGATCAGGGCGTATATATACAAAACGCATAATACGGTCTATCATCCCGCAGGCACCTGTAAGATGGGCGCTGAAGAGGATGAAAAGGCGGTGACAAATTCCAGCCTGAAGGTGAAAGGCATTCAGAATCTGCGGATTGCTGATGCTTCCGTCTTTCCGGCCATCACCAGCATCAATCCCTGTATCACCTGCATGATGATAGGCGAACGTTGCGCTGATTTTATCCTTCAGGAAAAGTAATTAAAAATAATTGCCTACCCCAGCTTATGGAGCACTTGGGGGAAGCACAAACATCATGTTTTCATCTTACAACTTCAGTACGAGTAATTTATGATATATCTTCTCCGTTTGAAAAACGTTATCTTTAGAAAAAAAACTTATGACAACTATCGCAGAAATTAAGTCTACACTCCACCAGTATATTGTAGAAACTGATGATATTGAGGTGTTGAATCAGTTGCGGATTTATTTTGAGAATTTAACCCAACAACAAGCTAAAACAGTGGCCTATACAGCAGATGGGAAAGCGCTTTCACGAGAAGCTTATCGTAAAGATCTGGATGAGGCTATTGAGCAGGCTGATCGGGGAGAAGTTATAAGTCAAAAGGATATTGAGCAGGCAAAACCATGAGTAAGAGAGAAGTAGTCTGGACACGTAAAGCGCAATTTGCTTTAGATTGCCACTACGCTTATTTACATGACATATCACCACAACAGGCATGGAAAGTGCGGCAGGAAATTATACGTTCTGCCAAAAGTTTATCAACACAAGCAGAAATCTATCAGCTAGATGAATATTATCCAGAGAACCTAGGTAATATCAGGCGATTTTTCTGATGGAGTTATCGGATAGTATATCAGGTTAGAGAACACCAAGTAGTTATTTTAAATATATATCACACCAGCCAAGCCCCTGAAGAATAATATTCTTTTTTAGAATGCTAATCTTCATTCTTATCCCAGCTTATGGAGCGCTTGGGGTGGGCACTGCTTTTGACTGAGGCGAGAAACCAACAAAATCGTAATAAGCCCGCTGACCATCGCTAATGTTCGGAAAGGAAAAAGTACTGTGCCATCTTCCAATGCCATAGGGTAGGGGATAATGCCCTCCAAGCCTAAAGTAGGTTCACCACCTCCAAAACGTAGGACTACTGAGACTATAAGTCCTGCTATGGCTCCGTAGCGATTGGCTTTCTTATCAAAAAGAGCGCAGACAAGCTGAGGAAACAAAATACAGTAGACAAAATCGCTGCACAGAAACCAGAGTGCATAAACACTCTTTACCTGCAAAGCAATCAGCGTAGCTGACACTCCAATGATCCAGATCACTTTTTTGATAACTCTTGATAAAGTCTGGGAGTCAACTTTAGGTCTGAGCAGGGTACGATAAAGGTTCCAGGAAGCCATAGAAGAAGCCGAAAGGATAGAAGAGTCTACCGATGACATGACGGCGGCGGCAATCGCTCCCAGCCCAATTGTAGCGACTATAGGATTGGTCAGATACCGGACGACATAAGGTAAGGTAAGGGCTGCTTCATCCGGCGGTGCCACACCAAATGCATTCCAATCTGCCACATTACCGATCACGCCAATCATAATAGCTGGAATAGCAGCTAACAGGCAAACAAAACCTGCGATGATAGAAAGCCGCATGGCTACCTGCTCATTCTTAGAAGCAAGCACCCTTTGAAAATAT
Proteins encoded:
- the betB gene encoding betaine-aldehyde dehydrogenase, with the translated sequence MKNIPLYIDNQHYQGSGKSFNNYNPATGEIIHEVSGTSPDDFEKAIASAKRGFKVWSAMSPTERGRILHRASQILRERNDELAHLEMLDAGKPIREALEVDVISGADCLEYYAGIAASLHGDHIQLGGDFAYTRREPLGICAGIGAWNYPIQIACWKAAPALACGNVMIFKPAELTPLTAFKLGEIFTEAGLPDGVFNVIQGDAIVGQMMTGHPDIAKVSITGEVGTGKAVMAASATTLKKVTLELGGKSPIIVFDDADLDEAVFGAMLGNFYTQGEICSNGTRVYVHESVKDAFMDRLIRQTQALKVGDPADPETRVGALISKNHFEKVMQYISLGTEQGAELACGGQQVEVKGCEGGYFVEPTIFVAPEDNLRIVEEEIFGPVMTVLTFSEEEEVLQRANNTPFGLAAGVFTKDLRKAHRMVAGLEAGMCWINTFNINPVEIPFGGYKQSGIGRENGLAAIEHYTQLKTVYVAMDKMVNPF
- a CDS encoding GMC family oxidoreductase — translated: MKYDYIIVGGGTAGVVTAYRLAEKRAGKVLLIEAGISDEKREDVLQLKQWSSLLEGDLDYDFTIAPQKYGNSNMRHSRAKVMGGCSSHNSAIAFQAPDYDFEEWTRLGVENWAPEVVRPFYDKVLEKVNLEQSGSDNACGIAMIKASEQYGIPAQDFEQGNYHHSAGWFSLNKKGGLRHSSSVAYLHPYDQIPEDLTIITETFATKLLIDEHNKVTGVETNKGIFEAEKEVILSGGAFHTPHLLMLSGIGPADHLKEIGVPVVQSLPGVGEHLVDHPEGVIMWESAQPVPEATAQKYEIGIFCKTQKELPIADMMFHFGTEAFDMHTAPAGYPTADQAFSLTPNVMHAKSEGTVRLRSANPQDAPLIDPKYFTDPEGYDIQVMMEGIKIARKIAEQPALKPWIKRELAPGPEVQTDEEIRAYIYKTHNTVYHPAGTCKMGAEEDEKAVTNSSLKVKGIQNLRIADASVFPAITSINPCITCMMIGERCADFILQEK
- a CDS encoding FG-GAP repeat domain-containing protein; protein product: MRKMLWSALLLFGIACHNQQTEEKKESNLPGSALALQHCSSCHAYVAPDQLPKEVWEKNVLPAMGFRMGIFEGSHPPDSLFENGKARQLVEDANIYPEEPVLSKVDWEKIVDYYIENAPDSLSASPKEKPMQIGLPHFAYKPSQFSVRPPLCTMVKIIPERSQIAFSDGKDNVSRLVMLNQQMEKQYEVFMPSTPVDYQILNDTAYLTTIGKKAFPTDHAQGTVEKIFSVSQEEKPDRSTMLLEKLQRPVHVSYSDLNLDGRTDILVCDFGNLVGKLAWYENMGGSEYNIRYLKHDPGATLTVVKDIDEDGRPDIIALMAQAREGIFLFKNSPGGFLKAQPLLTFSPLNGSTYFELVDFNQDRHLDILYTCGDNADTSPVLKNYHGIYIYLNDGNFQFKQEWFYPLNGAYKALARDFDQDGDLDIAAISFFPDYAHSPEESFVYLQNGGEMNFTAFSFPESTAGRWMVMDANDIDQDGDIDLALGAFVSFFPEGDTTGLYQRWIEESPSVVLLENTIGN
- a CDS encoding NAD(P)-dependent alcohol dehydrogenase: MKAILFEQYGPPEKVLSLREVEKPSPKHNEVLIKIKATAVNDYDWSLVRGQPYLYRLMFGFLKPKHPISGMELSGIVAEIGADVHNHKVGEAVFGDISEYGFGTFAEYICINKNAVIKQPETISFEEAAALPHASTLALQALRDIGKIEQGQKVLINGGGGGVGTIGLQLAKLYHCHVTGVDAQEKIEMMKSIGFDTTIDYKQINFTKAGEKYDLILDCKTNKSAFSYLSALKVNGRYVTIGGKVGSLIKVLLWSKLINLFSTKKLQVLSLKPNKDLDYICELFREGKIKCEIDGPYALAETPGLIQYFGEGKHKGKVVIKTDSP
- a CDS encoding aldehyde dehydrogenase, coding for MSTTTLSKESKDTTANAYFDDKKTFFKSGNTLPYTFRKEQLKKLKAAIVGYEYDIGQALKADLHKPDFEAYTSEVALLHAEVNHTLKHLKKWMKPESVPTSLIHFPSKSKVYKEPLGVSLIIGPWNYPFQLLIAPLIGAIAAGNTVVLKPSELTPHTSKVIEDMISHTFDRKYISVIQGDGAKIVPQLMENHRFDHIFFTGSVPVGKIIAKQAAEKLTPVTLELGGKSPAIVDHTAKLKVAARRIAWGKAFNAGQTCVSPDYLLLEKSIKEEFITHFHNAIEQFYGELHPDHQNYGRILNQKRFDTLIAYLDQGNIMYGGKTDREKLFIGPTLIDNVDMESPIMQEEIFGPILPVLTFSNYQEVIETISINSHPLSLYHFTSDKKNEKLIRKKVQFGGGAVNDTIVHLSNPNLPFGGIGSSGYDAYHGKHSFDTFTHKKSIMRRGTWIDLPVRYAPYTKHKKKLAKLFM
- a CDS encoding VIT1/CCC1 transporter family protein; its protein translation is MIGQKKPKSEDKLHGANSSLGKLQDYLGEFVYGGIDGSVTTFAVVAGAAGADLGAAVVLILGFANLIADGFSMSVGAYLSTKTQADNYEKHKNIEYWEVEHMPDREVEEVREIYEAKGFEGELLEQVVAKITEDKDRWVDIMMKEELEMTPETKSPWTIGLVTFLSFIVVGLVPLLVYVYNYLQGVDIQHTFMIASILTSFAFIGIGWLKSYVNQTPRFRSIVETLLLGASAAVLAYWVGNVLEKIVN